TCCAGGAAGAGCATCCAGACCAGGACTACAATGGATTGTTGAAGAAGGTCAGCATAAAATGTTAAATTCCGTGGAAATGTCTGCCCAGGAGGCTGCTTGGTATTTGCTTCGGCAACCGATGTCAGAAGCCAGCCGCAAGGTACCATTCATCAAATGATATAGTTTTCACAATTTAGAATTCAATTTCGTTTTAGGTTGAGTTTATTGCGACAATGTGGCCACAAGAGCGAATAAAATCCAAGAAGCGGAACAAACAGATGGACGAAGAGGATCTCGACGACAATTCCACCGATGTGTGGACGCTAAACATCATCCAACGGTATGAACTGCGCCGAGGAATGGATGATATCTGCTTGGCGGATTTCGCAGCATATTATTCGGAAGAAAGATCCACGAAGCATTCATATAGACTCCGTTTAGTTCCCCGTGTATTGCGTTGGTGCTCATACAGTATGGCGGAAATGGTCGACTATAAGCGTGAGATGGTTCTCCTCTTCCTACCGTTCAGGAATGAAGTCTGCGATGTACTTGATcggaacaagttcctgaagttGTATGAAGACAACGAGGCCGCCATTTTGGCAAAGCACAAGGAGTATGACTGCGAAATGAACTTGGATCAGGTTGTGGAGGAATACATCCGCATATGCAGCGAAGACGACGAGCAGCAGGTGATTGCCGACCAGAAGCGCGATGAGTTCGTCCGCACGATCGTCATGGAGCCGAATGATGACGATATTCACAACTTGCCAACAGGACCCTTGGCAGCTGTCGTCAAACAGCGATCAAATGTCTTGTCAAAGCAAGAATATTGTGAAATGGTGCGTGCCACGAATGCAGAGCAGCGGGATTTGATTGTGCAAGTAATCCACAGCTTGCATTCCTctgaagaaaactgcaaaccagtGCAAATATTCTTCACTGGCCCGGCGGGCTGTGGCAAAACGTTCACTTTGCGCATTCTAATGGAGACAGTGAACCGGTACAGCCAAGCTCATAATAAGCAGCACAACGCTTATGTAGCATGCGCATCCACTGGAAAAGCAGCGGTTGCAATAGGTGGAACAACAGTGCATTCCGCATTCCGGATTTGCATGTCGCGTAGGCAAAGCTCAAAGCTGAGTTTCGAGGCATTACAACTGTACCGGAACGCCTTCGCCAACGTGAAGCTCATCATTATCGACGAAACAAGCATGCTGGGTGCTGATGTCCTCAACACAGTACATGTCCGGCTTCAAGAAATCACGGGGAACTACGACGATCCATTCGGTGGAATGCCGATCGTATTTTGCGGCGATCTTCGTCAATTGCCACCGGTCAATGCGCGGGCGGTGTTTAAACCGAGCATAAACTCCATGCATGGCGCCGTTTTATGGCAATCTCTCGACTTCTACCCATTGGTTCAAGTTATGCGACAAACCAACGAGCAGTTCTCCGGCATTCTCACAAAAATTGGCAACGGTGAGCGGATGTCGTCTGAGGAAATCGAGCTTATTGAAAGCAGGTTCCGTACGGAGGAGTGGTGTCGGCAGCATGTCCCTCGAGGGATCCGGTTATTCCATCGGAACGCTGATGTCGAACGGTATAACTCTGTGGCGTTGATGGATCGAGAGGCTGTCGAATGTACTGCAGATGAACCTATACTCTGGTTATAAGGACAATTCCCAGCTGGCCAGTGCTCGCACAAAGATGCATAAGATGAGTGTAGTAGAGACTGGTGGCTTACCGTATCTGTTGCGTCTTGTTCTTGGTACACCTTATATGCTGACCACCAACGTGGATGTCGAAGATGGCATCGTGAACGGAGCGATCGGAGAGCTCATGCATGTTGAGTACAACGAAGGAAACTCGCAGCAACAGGCAATCACGAGGCTTTGGATGGCATTCGAAAATGAGTCCATTGGGAAGATGTTGAGAGTGAAGGCCAGACCGCTGGTGTATTCGAGACCTGGGGTGCTACAAACAGGCTGGACTCCAATCGTCAAACGATCGGCGAACGTAACCCTTAACGGTGGTGTTAAGTGCAAAAGAGTTCAGTTTCCCGTTGTAAGTGCGTGTGCCCTCACAGTCCATAAGTCCCAGGGAGGCACATTCTCGGAAGTCGTATATAATTACGATAAGGGTCAGGAACAGCAGCTAGTTTACGTTGGTCTTTCCAGGGTTACATCAATCGACGGATTGTATCTGACGAATGCCAGTAACTCATTCCGGTTCCACCACGGAAAGGGTTCTATGACCCCTAGAATGAACGACCTTCGGACGGAACTTGAACGTTTGAGTAATTATCGTATGCGCACCATTACAGACGATATCATGGAAGCTATAACCGCAAACAAGTTGGCTTGTACGTTGATGAGCATCAATGTACAAAGTTTGAATGCACACTCGTCGGACATTGCAACAGATCGGGTGCTTACCGCcgttgatttgcttgcaatgaGCGAAACTTGGCTTGACAACGGCACAACCACAAACATCAATGGATACCTTTGTGTTTGTCAAGAGAAGCGTGACGGAACAAGAGCGGGAGGAGTGGCAATATTTGAACGTGCTGGTTCGTCGACTATGGCCGTTTCTCACGCCATTACGAAGCTCAATGAAAGCTATGACCCAGCATTGAGTGTAGCAGACGAATATGGGGACTGCTGTGCTGCAGAGGTTTCAATCATGGAAACCCGCACGTTACTGTTTGCGGTATATATTTCACCAGGTATAATCAAATAGTAGTTGTGTTTGTATTTAAGTGTGTTGcattaaattttgaatatttactaggTACCACCCTGAAGCAAAAGAAATATTTCTTAGTGCGCAACCTCATAAAGTACACCCATGTTGCCATGCCCGTGGTAGTGTCGGGAGACTTTAATATTGATGTGACGAAAGAGGAGAACAGAGATTTCATCTGGTTCATGAAGCAGTTTCTCTATCTGGATTGTGCTTCGGATCCAACTATAGCGACTACTCTGGGTGGCACATGTCTCGATCTAACGTTCACCCGGAACGTAAGTGTGGAATGCAGGAGATACTGCACGTACTTCTCCTACCACCGGCCTATTTTGTCGATTCTTGCGGTGTCCTGAGGTAAAACTTATGATTTCGGATTAAACAAAGTTCGCTTTTTCAGTTCTGTTTTTTTCTTCTAGTGCCGATGCCATCCCAGTGAAGTGAATTAACGTCACTGATCGTCGTTGGTCCGCTAGTTCATCTTCCAAAACGTTCGATTTCAACCAGAATGACCAATCATTGACATCAGCCGGACAGTCCGTAGCAAAATAGATAATTGATCCTGAAAATGAAACTTGAGTATTTGGtaattaaatttatatttagatcataatgtatttaatatgaaacattctttccgttttgttcttttctttgttttctacAGATTCAGCCCAACAGTGGATTGATGCATCCTTTAACATTCATCGGGACCTCGGCGTACATCACTTCAAAAGGCTTCAAGCCAACATaaacaaacggcccttttcagggccaccaaaTATTCATGGAGGAAGATGTTGTTGAGGCTGTTGTTTACCGATCTTCTGTTTCTTTAATACTCTGCTTATAGTTATAAACCGAAATGAGTTTATAGTAACAATCGGGTTTTCGCCCATTTATTTCCAGGATATGCGACATGTCGAGGATATTCCAACCCAGATTGAATATACAGCCCCATCTTCAAAAATCAGCACCAAGAAACATATTTagagtttcaaaataaaatcttctacacttacgtaatcctacgtccaattggcggtcgtgtctcggatacaaccttctactttttattattattattattactattattcTACAATGTTAACCTTTGATAACTGGAAATTTCTCTACATTTTCAGAAACCTATTGAATAGTACCCGAGCTAATAACACTGGGCATACCAATTAAAAGTACATCGAGCTGCCTCGCTGTTTCGCTTCCCAACAGATATTGCTTCCCTTTCTTCACTACATAGAAGGCAGCGTTGATGATTTTATTACTGGTGGAGTCAGTTACCGTGATCCTGGCGGTGAAAGTGCGTAGGCAGAGAGTCTTTTGTGAGATGGTTTGATGTCTTGGACGCTTGCTCCTTTATTTCGCAGATACACCCATGTTAATTGAATGGTATGACCgggaatgtgagcagttagttgaggagaagaatgcagcatgggcgagattgctgcaacaccgcacgaggacgaacgaggcacgatacaaacgggcgcggaacagacaaaactcgattttccggatgaaaaagcgccagcaggaagatcgagaccgtaaagagacggaggaactgtaccgcgctaataacgcacgaaagttctatgagaagttgaaccgttcacgtaagggccacgtgccacagcccgatatgtgtaatgacataaacgggaaccttcttacaaacgagcatgaggtgatccaaaggtggcggcagcactacgaagagcacctgaatggcgacatggcagacaacggtggcggtatgcgacatgcgacttccggctccgaatctccaggaaatccaggaggagatcggccggctggaaaacaacaaagccctaggagttgaccaactaccaggagagctgtttaaacacggtggtgaggcactggctagagcgctgcactaggtgattaccaaggtttgggaggatgagattctgccgcaggagtggatggaaggtgtcctgtgtcccatctacaaaaagggcgataagctggattgtagcaaccaccgcgcaatcacattgctgaacgccgcatacaaggtactctcccaaattgtatgccgccgactaacaccaattgcaagagagttcgtggggcagtaccaggcgggatttatgggtgaacgctctaccacagaccaggtgctCGCCATacatcaggtattgcagaaatgccgcgaatacaacgtgcccacacatcatttatttatcgacttcaaagccgcatatgatacaatcgatcgggaccagctatggcagctaatgcacgaggcaaggcgacgatgaatcgggtgatgtgcgtagttcgagtttcagaggcattctcgagttccttcgaaatgcGTAGAGGTAGGGACGTTCcaatacttcaaaatatcgatatttgattcgatacgataatcaAATCGAAGTATCAATATcgccgatatattggaatgaaaatatcgatatatcggaaaatcaaatgatattttaaaaagaatttttttagaatatgTTTGAAGTGGTTATTCaattaccgtcgtcgggggtgacaatgggtcaaatgggggtgagaatgggtcagagcgatgacccattctcacctcctagacccattgtcaccccgacggCGGTACTATcgtatttttttaagtttaaatttaattttcaacgaaaattcagaattttcactagaaaatccattaaaatatTCTTAACAAAAAAGTAAATTCTCTTAAACTTTCACGATAAATTATCTTTTTGTTTTACATGGAATTCTcttgaatttctgcaggaaattcTCTTCGATTTTCACGggcattcttcaaaattaacgcaaaaagttccatcagaaaaaaaaatcaaaattgtcaTCAGGAAACCCGTAGAAATAGAAATACGTCCCGTTTGAATTCCTACGGGAcattattttgaaggaaattttcaTATGTTTTCTAATTCTTGTAAATTCCCATTTCCACAAATCTCTTCCTAATTTCTAAAGTTGGGAGCACGCCAAATAGATTATTGAACTCGCAAAAGGATTCAAGGACCAGCGGCCTAACAGATGTTGCACAACGGCCCGTCAATGCAAAGTGTCGAGTTAccaaaactatttgtgatggcaGCGCGCTACCGAGAAAAATCCTCTAAACCAATAAAAATACCGCATTTCAGATCCTTTTTGAAAGAGGtattttctttcacaaaatacaatgcaaatgttatttttgtgttaatatgttctgattcaatatatcgatatcgaaagcaaaaatatcgatatgaccgatatattgaaagcaaaatatcgatacaaaaatatcgaatatcgaaaccaaaatatcgatattccgatatatcggaagtatcggaacgtccctacgtagagggttacggcatggtgatggtctttcgtgtctgctctGCTCGctctggagggagtaatacgaagggcagggattgacacgagtggtacgattttcacgaagtccgtccagttatttggtttcgccgacaacattgatatcatggtacgtaactttgagaggatggaggaagcctacatcagactgaaaagcgaagctaaacggatcggactagtcatcaacacgtcgaagacgaagtacatgataggaagaggctcaagagaggtcaatgtaagccatccaccacgtgtttctatcggtggtgacgaaatcgaggtggttgaagaattcgtgtactcactggtgacctccgataacgataccagcagagaaatttggagaagcatagtggctggaaatcgtacgtactttggactccgcaagacgcttcgatagAATAGAGTACGCCACCGTaccggccgtgtaaaaaaaaatctcatacattttttttgcaaagttgctccattttgcatgattacacggattttcaaattttgaactgaaaactttttttacacggaacgcatcccccgtgtaaaaaaagaatcgggtgtactgtttttttaggtacaccctaatccaattaggtgaaattgctctaaatcagccaactcaagagctacagaaacaatttttttagcaaaatttattaaaataagctgcttacaactttgtagaacataatatGTCAATAccccaaaaattaaaaaaaaatattttcaaatttttttatatgatgggccattttattttttggtagcaccataatgatgacctcactatttcgaacaattttgtagaacaacagttttttctaaaaaaaatatctagttttggcgtaaaatgcatctttccgcgtaaatctgtatcctggaccatagtggtTCGTTCATGAGTGGTCCACATAAAAGTGGCTAACTGATGATCCTTCCTCCAAAGATTGCAGAAAGTAGGTGTGGCCAATCATTATTCTAACGTCaggttttggaaaatttatgaGCTGTTGATTATTTTGGGTATATAATCATGTGAATTTGGCtgtgaaattcctgaaatactGTCTATTCAAATCGGGTAGGAAGGTTAATGAAGACATAACAAAAATTGCAGAATTTGGTGTAATTTTAGCGAATTCTCAACAGCAGCATTGTTCACTAAGTTAttctacatacattttatttattttctgagtGGCTATATTACCTTTCATTGCATATTGGCGTACGACAACAATAAATAATCGAGAGGGAGATATTTGTTTTCGAATAGGTATACGAATACTAAACAAGCGGATTGCAAACCAAACGGTTCGGTTTCATTATTGAGATTATTTATTGATGACAGTGGTACTTCACCAACTCATCGCTTGGTTGCGGTTTTCACGCCGTTTTTCGCGTGTCCCTGTTTGTTCATAACTTGTTAATGGAACGCGCTCCTTCCACCCGAGACATGGTGGTTTTGAGAATGGAGCTCGATTTATTAAAATCTTTGGAGAGGTGGTTGTAAAATCCAAATGGCATAACATTGCTATCTTTAGTTTGAGTGCATTTCATTCAAGGACAACCATGGAAGCGCCTGGAAGAAAAACTTTTGCATTAGCTATGAGACACTTGGTTGGAAGTTACACATTCGTTAGCATTCGATTCATAAATTGCAGAAGACATTAGCTAACTGCGCAAATGGCCCgacgatttagaaaaaaagcTTTCACGTAAATACAGCACTCcggaatggattttttttgtgaaagtgCCAAATGGCATAACTGAAGCTGGTGATAGAAAATGCACTCAATCGAAAAAATATAAAGAACTGTCCTTTTTCTATATCACACAAACTCATCTCATCTTGAGACAGAGGAATGAATAATCAATTTCGTCGGTTCTTTCTGCTAGCACTGCTACAAAAcataacaaaaacaaatcaaattactTTGTTTTTAACAGATAAACGAGGGATCTAAGGGAGTGCTGTTGGAACGTGTACTTCAAGAAAAGGTGATAAATCCCAAACTCTATCGACTTCGCTTGTACTGTTCCCAGTTCATATTCAACACTGGATAGCAGCCATTGTTATGTATAGTCAGTCTGATCTATATTGTACTATGCTGAAAAATCTCTAAAAGTAATTatgaataaattgaaaatagtaTATCCCGATCATAATGCTAACGATTTTATCGCTAAAAACCTTAGAACTGAATATTTGCTGTCTGTAATATCCTTCTAAGGCACTCGACCGACAGGTGCAATAAATCAAATATCGCAACCGTGAGTAGTTTCGTAGAAATGGGCACCAGGAGGACCTTCTAACATGTCTGCACGGAACCAAGGAAAGTATTTTTGGCTTCATTCGGAACGGCATTAGCTACAGCTGGGCCACTAACAAAAAGCATTCCATGCGAATCGGGCTGTCTGTACATTTGATTAGCAGTCAATCAATAACTCATGGGTTTAGTTTTCAGATTATTCAAGGTCATCCCGATACAAGTATGGTAGAGGGattgagtgctagtaatggaccccttaacggCTCCGCTAgaacgagcctcttgaaaaattatagttctgctgcaccagatgacaaacatcagtgtttcgtacataaaactagccaaaacattcatttttattactaaagcatgcattttaaaattatgtagctagcatgcctattatggccaccctgggtccataatacgcaacgtcgGGTTTGCTTATAAAcgtgatttacatgttccatttccaTATGTTCCttgttcctattatggacccccttTGTGTGCTAGTTATGGACCCTTTACcatatttacatttacaaatAAGTTAATATAGTTGCTGTTTTGTTACATGAAGTAACTCCAACCGACGGAAGTTTTTAAGAACGACTCGACCATTTGTTTACCGGCGTTCGTGGAGTTTATATAGAAGTAAACGTCATCGATCGGAAAGGAAGCGTGATTTAGGACGATCTTAAAGACAAGTGCTTTTTGTGGGGAGCGTTGCGACACAAAAAGGACTCTTGGCTTGAACGTCAATTCGGAATAAAtcgcacagatagaaaaagttgttgaaatttacacggaagtaatgcacataaagaaaatgccaaaaagagcgtaattttaaacgatattttcgcttggatgtatgcaatttgtattgaattatgccactatttattcgattaagtggtataatgttatacaaattgcatacatttagggtgaaATTGATGGGAAAGATTCATGTTtgctcagaatagtgtaattttccgcgtctgtattttttacgcgctgattagttttcattatttttttctgtgcgtATAATAGGCAATCGAAGAAGAAAATTCATACGCTAGGGTTGTGTCAGGACTACGTAGAGAATCAATTGAGTGGATTTTGGTGAATACAGCAGAGAATGAGTTCTCGATGAAGATTTCATTGACCAGACTTTGGATGCGTCGGATCGGTACAAGTCTTATCAGCAACACCTGGAGCAGCAACGGAGTCAGATGAAGAAAACAGTCGAAATAAGAATATTGAAAAGCTACAAGAAGTGGCAAAATCAATCCATGAAGCATTGTCAAACCAATCGGCGAAGAGCCCAATTTGCGGCTTCGCATTCATGTTTAGGATCTGCCTCTGGTTTCCGTTCGAGAAAGAAGTCGCTCGCAAAAATATTATTAATTGCATTGAATTGTTAGATTATTTAATATTCATGTTATCGGCTACGTAGAGTTTTATAGTTAACAAATGagcctaataaataaacaacTAGAAAAAAAGCTTTGGTTCATCATTGGTTCACAAAGTTTTATCTCCTCTAGCCAGTCATTTTTTTGTGATCATTGGCTTAATATTCATTTATATTGTAATTCTTAGATATTATTTTGAGAAACCAtttgtcgtattccagccgaaaacggctgattggaatccgccgttgaagagcggtgcgactgttcgttttaaaattcgacaacaaactgccagtgcaatcttcgtcgttgctactcaacccgatggcgctaccaacaccatctcacactgcggtggcagcaatgcgctagcattgccataccccgccgcgcaacctctcccagcccctcacaagctaccgattcattggcacacgcttaaatgaagcaaagttcgtcagaaaattcaatatgttgctctccatactctcaaatactcaatcatgcacagattctttcacgatagagatcagcattagcgcatatgcaaaattgagaattcgaatcaagtctaatgtaaaacttgccacattgtactgtaaattggggcacgcgaaatatgtgatttcacgattggtatatttattGCTGATATTTAATGTACTatccgcaatagcagaatcaattcatagtaTACAATCACTTaaacaaactaaaatcattagccgcttgCTCTGAATACTACACCATTGAAGCGGTTccaattatttttgatattcaaAACACGCTTATCTGCTATTTTTCTGATAGAATTAAGACAATGGAAACATGTGGAGCAAATTGTCCAACGCCTTGGGTTCTATTTATTACGTTAATTATTAAAAAGAATATCTAAAtaaggggaatgacggctttggcaggttttgtttattattggcaggggtttttatgactgactatgctcaaatttggcctaaacattctttgcatatcaaagaatattgtggccaaatttcgtaaaatttggtcgacaaaaatccccctgacaataatagaacaaaacctaccaaagccgtctttccccctattgcAATTATTTActctttaaaattatcttcaaATGTGTTAagatatttgtttatttctcaTCGCTGCTCGAAGAGcgataaataatattttcaataattcattgagATCCTGAATTGGCGAATTATTACCGAACCATAATATAGAAATGGTTAGTTGGAGCTTTGAGCCTGCATCACTAAAGAAAGACCAAAAAGTCACGTATTTGCTCTACTACCAGCAAGGATATTGATAGTTAATGTAGACGTTGACTGCAAAGCAATTTTGTGACGCAAAAACACTATACGTACAGTTACTCTAATTTCTCATGGAATGCATAACAATAAGCAGTGCTGCCATCACGTGCAAAGATGGCACAATTCCTCTCTATAGAATCTATTATTCATTAGTAGGTATTATAAGAGGTAGGTATAAATGAGATTCTGCATTAGAATTagaataaaaagaaagaaaaactcACAATTTTGTTGTGCAATGCCGTGAGTTCCCGCTCGGTGACCCGACGGTTGGCAGCTTCCCGCCGGCGCTGGCGATACTGGCTATATTTGTAGGCGATTATGGCTCCCGGCATGGCCAATGCCTCCAGAGGTGATTTGCGACCAAATGGCATCGTGCTattttgttgttgctgttgttgttgtttatcACTTCTCCAGCTGGTTTCACTCGCTATTTCCCAACAACTTCGATTGCAATATGGATGGACACTATGTATAAACTTTGACGGCTTAATGCTTCCCTCAATTTCACACTAACCCCCCAGTTAGACTAGGAATTCACATCAGCACTGTGGATTGCTCTTCTACAGCGATGGCAATGACTATTTTATGACTAAACTGCAGGACTTCCTACACTTTTGACTATTATCGACGGCTAAAACACACAGGAAGATCAACACTCCAACTGCCACTTTGTGCGATTACTTTTCTCTACTTTTATATTCTCGCCGAAATAGCTTGCAATAAATGCCCGTAGCACTTCCGGATGGTACATTCGCATCAATACAACCTCTGTCAATATAACCTCCGTGTAAGAGCTCAATATAATTGATCGATTAATATTATTGAAGAGGATATTGCATGCTACTGTACATAATTTTGTTCGCTTAGAACTCGATACATCTGTAATGAAAAATGGAAAAGTAcattaataaaatttgaattgaattgcatACTGTTAGATTTAAAGTACAGAACAATTAATATTTGAGAGATTTAGAGGCAGAAATGGTACCGaaccccaatttggaaattttcattttataccctgtatccgagtcttccttTTAAACGTAGTCAACGTCGAAAGAGTTGAAGTTGCCATAGAATCCAGCTTTACTATATAACGCCAATTCTCCAAATATTGGTGCATTGTTCAAATAAATTCGACATTTAATAAATCTTGTTCCTATAGTTACGAATCCCATCGGAATTCGCAATTATTGGAATACTACCGCAAATATTGGTACAAAGGcgagaaaaaataaggaattttATTAATACTTTaacgatcttcttcttctttttattggcattacatcacccactgggacattgccacatCGCAATgcaatgcttcaaatcaacaatatttttgcattgattcatgaataacaatatttattgttgatacaACCACAAATAGGATTGAATCAACCATACGCGACAGTTGATTCATCTCCCGAATGAATTTGTTTCAACCATGCTTTCCAGCTTTCACTGTCAAATAATACATCAGAAAACAACAatacatgttttttttacattcgaAAATACTGTGAAACTTCTTTATCGACAATataatgacaacaacaaaagaGATAAAAGTAACAGAAGCGAAATCGAACTAGATACAAGATACAACATGTGTCGTATACAAACCCTAACCAGCCAAATCCAAGCTCAAAACAATCTTTTGACGGAAGTAATACACAACCGTTCGATACAAAACTGGTCAATAGACTGACTCACGCTTGCTCGTTTTCGCTTTGTTCAGCGTCAAGCTAGCGCGCAAGGACATTATGTGCAAAGTCTCTCTCTTTCACACTCCTTTCATTCCTTCATCCACATGCTGCACCGTTCATACTTGCATAAGTCGGCACATTCATAACTGTTATCAATCATCGTGCTTTCATTCTTCTGTTTTTAGAAGCGAAAAGCTCACAAACAGTAGATCTGGTTGACTGCTTCGATGCTTTTACTTTGACATCCTTGCACTGAagcaaaatgttatttttgtttctatTCAATAATCAGATGGCTaatcattagagtggggcgcagttgtatggaaaaatgcaaacttcgtccgatcaagtgagatcaaggtttttctgaatcggtttgggaccccaatcaactgtgcaaaatatgggctcgattggttgcgacctcgcatgccgcatcgcgttttaaatttacatggagattagtatgggaaaacgcacttttt
The nucleotide sequence above comes from Armigeres subalbatus isolate Guangzhou_Male chromosome 3, GZ_Asu_2, whole genome shotgun sequence. Encoded proteins:
- the LOC134219505 gene encoding uncharacterized protein LOC134219505 — translated: MSAQEAAWYLLRQPMSEASRKVEFIATMWPQERIKSKKRNKQMDEEDLDDNSTDVWTLNIIQRYELRRGMDDICLADFAAYYSEERSTKHSYRLRLVPRVLRWCSYSMAEMVDYKREMVLLFLPFRNEVCDVLDRNKFLKLYEDNEAAILAKHKEYDCEMNLDQVVEEYIRICSEDDEQQVIADQKRDEFVRTIVMEPNDDDIHNLPTGPLAAVVKQRSNVLSKQEYCEMVRATNAEQRDLIVQVIHSLHSSEENCKPVQIFFTGPAGCGKTFTLRILMETVNRYSQAHNKQHNAYVACASTGKAAVAIGGTTVHSAFRICMSRRQSSKLSFEALQLYRNAFANVKLIIIDETSMLGADVLNTVHVRLQEITGNYDDPFGGMPIVFCGDLRQLPPVNARAVFKPSINSMHGAVLWQSLDFYPLVQVMRQTNEQFSGILTKIGNGERMSSEEIELIESRFRTEEWCRQHVPRGIRLFHRNADVERYNSVALMDREAVECTADEPILWL
- the LOC134219508 gene encoding uncharacterized protein LOC134219508 yields the protein MHKMSVVETGGLPYLLRLVLGTPYMLTTNVDVEDGIVNGAIGELMHVEYNEGNSQQQAITRLWMAFENESIGKMLRVKARPLVYSRPGVLQTGWTPIVKRSANVTLNGGVKCKRVQFPVVSACALTVHKSQGGTFSEVVYNYDKGQEQQLVYVGLSRVTSIDGLYLTNASNSFRFHHGKGSMTPRMNDLRTELERLSNYRMRTITDDIMEAITANKLACTLMSINVQSLNAHSSDIATDRVLTAVDLLAMSETWLDNGTTTNINGYLCVCQEKRDGTRAGGVAIFERAGSSTMAVSHAITKLNESYDPALSVADEYGDCCAAEVSIMETRTLLFAVYISPGTTLKQKKYFLVRNLIKYTHVAMPVVVSGDFNIDVTKEENRDFIWFMKQFLYLDCASDPTIATTLGGTCLDLTFTRNVSVECRRYCTYFSYHRPILSILAVS